TCCTTCGTGATGTTGACCTCCATATCGTCGGCGCGGGAGTTCTCGCCGACGATCTGACCCGCATAGACCTCGGAGGTCGGCTCGACGAAGAAGCTGCCGCGCTCCTGCAGGTTGATCATTGCGTACGGTGTCACGGTGCCGGGGCGGTCGGCAACGAGGGATCCGCTGATGCGCAGTTCGATGCTGCCGGCCCAGGGACCGTATCCGGCGGAGAAGGAGTTCGCGATGCCGGTGCCCCGGGTTTCGGTGAGGAACTGGGTGCGGAACCCGATGAGTCCACGTGCGGGGACGGTGAATTCCATCCGGACCCAGCCGGTGCCGTGGTTCGTCATGGTCGACATGACGCCCTTGCGGCTGGCCATGAGCTGGGTGACCGCGCCGAGGTAGTCCTCCGGAACGTCGATCGTGAGCTCTTCGAGGGGCTCGTGGATCTTGCCGTCGATGTCCTTCGTCACGACCTGGGGCTTGCCGACGGTGAGTTCGAAGCCCTCGCGTCGCATCTGCTCGACGAGGATGGCCAGCGCGAGCTCGCCGCGTCCCTGGACCTCCCAGGCGTCGGGGCGCTCGGTGGGCAGAACCTTGAGTGAGACGTTGCCGACGAGCTCCTGGTCGAGGCGGTCCTTGACCATGCGCGCTGTGACCTTGGTGCCCTTCTCCCGGCCGGCCAGCGGCGAGGTGTTGATGCCGACGGTCATCGAGATCGCGGGGTCGTCGATCACGATCGCGGGCATGGGCTTCGGGTTGTTGATATCGGTCAGCGTGTCGCCGATCATGATGTCGGGGATTCCCGCCACTGCCACGATGTCACCGGCCGAGGCTTCGGTGGCCGGGACCCGGTCGAGGCCCTGGGTCTCGAGGAGTTCGGTGATCTTGACCGAGCTGATGTCGTCACCGCGGGCCCATGCCACCTGCTGACCCTTGCGCAGGGTGCCGCCGAAGATGCGCAGCAGGGCCAGACGGCCGAGGAACGGCGAGGCGTCGAGGTTGGTCACATGTGCCTGGAGGACGTCGTCGTCATTGATCTCCGGGGCCGGAATGGTCTCGAGGATCGTCTTGAACAGCGGCTCGAGGTCCGGATTGGACGGAGCCTCACCGTCGGGGGGCTGTTCGAGGGAGGCGGCGCCGACCTTCGCTGCGGCGTAGACGGTGGGTACGTTGAGCACCGAGTCGACGTCGAGGTCGGGAACCTCCTCAGCGAGATCGGAGGCCAGGCCGAGGAGCAGATCCTGGGCCTCTTCGACGACTCCGTCGATGCGGGCATCGGCACGGTCGGTCTTGTTGATCAGCAGGATGACCGGCAGCTTCGCGGCCAGAGCCTTGCGCAGCACGAAGCGCGTCTGGGGCAGCGGCCCCTCGGAGGCGTCGACGAGGAGGACGACGCCGTCGACCATGGACAGGCCGCGTTCGACTTCGCCTCCGAAGTCGGCGTGACCCGGTGTGTCGATGACATTGATGACGATGTGGTCGTCACCGGCGGACGGTCCGTTGTAGAGGACCGAGGTGTTCTTTGCGAGAATGGTGATGCCCTTCTCGCGTTCGAGGTCTCCGGAGTCCATGACGCGTTCAGCAAAATCACCGTGTTCGCTGAACACACCTGTCTGGCGGAGCATGGCATCGACCAGGGTGGTCTTGCCATGGTCGACGTGGGCGACGATTGCTACGTTGCGGCGGTTTTCCCGACGCGTGATGGCTTCAGTCATCAAGAACCTTTTGAGCTAGAGAGATTGGTCCGGTGCGGACCCAACAGACCATTATACGCACCACCGGCCTGCCCGAAATGACAGCTGGTGTTCAAGAAAGCGCAAATGGAATGCTCACGGGCATGCAAAAGGTGGTCGCAGCGGCCGAGTCCGAATGCGCATCAGCTGCGAATCGGACTCGACCACCGCGAGCGACCACCGAAACAGCTCAGGCCTCCGTCGTGGCCTCCAAGACAGCGTCCCTGGCCTCGCGCCGCTTGCGCTGTTCCCGCGGATCGGGAACCGGCACGGCGGAAAGCAGACGCTGCGTGTAGGGGTGGACCGGGTTGGCCACCACCTGCGAGCTCTTGCCGATCTCCACCAGGTAGCCGTGACGCATCACGGCGATCCGGGAGGCGATGCGTTCGATGACGGCGAGGTCGTGGCTGATGAATAGGCAGGCGAACCCGTACTCCTGCTGCAGACCTTCGAACAGGTCGAGGACCTTCGCCTGCACCGAGACGTCGAGTGCCGAGGTCGGCTCATCGGCGATGAGCAGCTTCGGCCGCAGGGTCAGAGCCCGAGCGATGCCGATCCTCTGTCGCTGACCGCCCGAGAGTTCGTGCGGGTAGCGGTTGCGCATCGAGGTGGGCAGTTCGACCGAGGTGAGCAGTCCTTCGACTCGTCTGCTCAGTTCGGGCCCCTTCATCCCCTCATGGAGGTACAGAGGCTCGCCGATGGACTCTCCGACGGGCAGTCGCGGGTTGAGCGAGGAACCGGGATCCTGGAACACGATGCCGACCTCCCTGCGCAGCGGTCGCATCTGCTTGTTCTTCAGGCCCTTGATGCTCTTGCCGTTGACGACCATATCGCCTTCGACGGTGGGCAGGAGGCCCAGTGCGGCACGGCCGATGGTCGTCTTGCCCGAACCGGACTCGCCGACCAGTCCCACGACCTCGCCCGGAGCGATCATGAGATTGATGTGGTGAGCGGCCCGGAACGCCTTCTTCCGGCCGACCGCCGGGTACTCGATCGCCGCATCGCGCAGCTGCAGAGCCGAGGGCTTCGAGAAGTCGGCCTGTGAACCGGGATGGTAGTAGGTCTCGGTCGAGCCCACATCGATGTCGGCACCGGCACGTTCGGACTCGGCGAGCTCTTTGGCCTCGACGGCGAGGTCGTCGGTCCGATTCGCGCCGCCTTCGGCGACGGTCGCCGCCCCGGGGTCCTCCGTGCCGACCGGTCGTCGTCCGGCGTCGGAGTGAGGGTCGACGTGCTCGTCTGACCTCTCGAGTCTCGCTCCCTCCTCCACGTCGGAGAGCTCGGCACCGAAGACGTCGCCCTCGATGCCCGTGCCCAGATGGGGCACGGCCTCGAGGAGCTGTTTCGTGTACGGGTGCTGCGGGTTGTAGAAGATCTCGCTCGCGTCACCCGATTCGACGACTCGCCCCGCCTTCATCACGATGATGCGGTCGGCCATATCGGCGACGACGCCCATGTCGTGGGTGATGAGGATGATGCCGGCATCGAGCTTCGACTTCAGCTGGCGCATGAGTTTGAGGATCTCGGCCTGAACCGTGACGTCGAGCGCAGTGGTCGGCTCATCGGCGATGAGCAGCTTGGGCTGACAGGCCAGAGCCTGAGCGATCATGATGCGTTGGCGCTGTCCGCCCGATAGCTGGTGCGGGAACGAGTGGAAGCGATCCTCGGGATCGGGGATCTCGACCAGACGCATCAGCTCCAGCGCCCTCTCCTTGGCCTCATTCGGGCCCACGTCCAGGTGCACGCGCAGTGTCTCCACGATCTGGAAGCCTGCCGTGTAGACCGGGTTGAGCGCGGTCATCGGCTCCTGGAAGATGACGGAGATCTCGTTGCCGCGCACCTCCTGCATCTTCTCGACAGGCATGCCGATGAGCTCGGTCTCACCCATGACGGCCGAACCCGTGGCGCGACCGTTGCTGGGCAGCAGCCCGAGCAGCGACATGCTCGACTGTGATTTGCCCGATCCGGATTCGCCGACGATCGCCAGCACCTCGCCGGCGTTGACCGTGTAGGTGAGGTCTTCGGCGGCCATCCACCATTCGTCGTTGACCCAGAAGTTGACTCCCAGGTCCTTGACGTCGAGGACCGGTGATTTGGCTGTGTCAGTCTTCTCTGCCATCACTTCGCCCCTTTCTTCGTCATGCGCTCGGCTTTCTTCATCTTCCGCCAGCTGGGGATCGTCTTCATCCGCGGGTCGAATGCATCGCGCAGACCGTCGCCGATGAAGTTGATGCTCAGGGCGATGGCGACGATGAACAGGCCCGGCCACCAGAACAGCCACGGACGTGTGGCGAAGGACGACTGGTATTCGCTGATGAGCTGGCCCAGGGATACGTCCGGCGGCTGGATGCCGAAGCCGAGGAAGCTCAGAGCGGCTTCGAGGACGATCGCCTGGCTCATCAGCAGAGTGGTGTTGACGATGATGACGCCCATCGCGTTGGGCAGCATGTGCTTGAACATGATCCGGATGTCGCCGGCCCCCGCGACTCGAGCCGAATCGACGAACTCCCGTTCACGCAGAGACAGGAAGTCGCCGCGGACGAGACGTGCCAGCCCCGTCCAGAGAATCGCTCCGAGCACGAGCCCGAGCACCGCTCCGTTCGTGCCCGAGACGAGACGTCCCAGAATCGCTCCGACGACGATGGTCGGCAGAATGATGAAGCCGTCGGTGACGCGCATGAGGATCGCGTCGACCCATCCGCGGTAGTAGCCGGCGAGGGCACCGACGATGGTGCCGATCACCAGAGCCACACCGCCGATGATGGCCATCACCATGATCGAGATCTGGGTGCCCTTCATCACCCTGGCGAAGTTGTCGCGGCCGATTTCGTCCTGACCGAAGGGGTGTTCGCCGAGGTTGAACGGATTCGACAGCGACCAGGTGGGCCCTCCGCCGGGATTGACGATCTGCCCCGAAGCCGTGTGATTGTGTATCCACCAGCCCGGCAGACCGAAGATGCCGAGGGAACTGAAGGCGAAGACCGCGATCCCGACGAGGACGATGAGTCCGCCCATCGCTCCCTTGTGGCGAAGGAACTTCCGGAAGACGATCTTGCCCTGCGACTGTCCTTCGGTCTCTTTCGCCTCGATCGCGTTGTCGCCCACCTCTTCGAGATCGGCGCTGGTGTCGGTGTCTCTGTTGGTACTCATGCGTTGACTCGAATTCTCGGGTCGAGGACGGCGTAGAGGAAGTCCGCGACCAGGTTGGCGACGATTGCGAGCAGTCCGGTGATGACGATGTAGGCCATGACCGGATCGATCTCGGCGCGGTTCATCGAATCGATGAAGAGTCGGCCCATGCCGTTCCAGCCGAAGATGGTCTCCGTGATCACGGCACCGCCGATCATCGTGATGATGTCGACCGGAACGATCGACGCCAGTGGAAGCAGACCGTTGCGCAGTGCATGACGCATCACAACGGTGCGCTCGTTGAGGCCCTTTGCCCGCGCCGTGCGGATATAGTCCTGGCTCATCACCTCGAGCATCGATCCGCGAGTGTAGCGGGTGTAGGAGGCGAACGAGATGAGCACGAGGGCGATCGACGGCAGAAGCAGATGGGTGAAGGTGTCGAGGTTCCCCATCCAGAATCCGCCGTCGATATTCGGGGCGCTGGCCCCGATCGTCGCGATCGGTCGGCCGTTGATGGCCGGATGGTTCGAGTACTCGTCCCATTCCTGGAGCACCCTGTCACTGAAGATGAGCACTGAGACGATGAGCCCGGTGTAGACCGTCGTCCGTGCGGTGTCCCACGGGTCGGGTCCGCGGAAGGCGAGTCCCACCCCGATGCAGACCGCGCAGGCCAAGACGAGCAGCCCGAACATCCACAGCCAGTTCATCTCCTGGTAGTAGAAGAGGTACTGCAACGGCATATAGAGCAGGGCGCCGATGACGACGATGGCGAAACTTGCCAACAGGACCCGCCGGTTCTTCAGCCCCGTCGACAGGTAGGTCATGACGACAGCCGCGCCCGCACCGATGAGGACCACGCCGATGAAGCCGATCGACGGAGACTGCACCCAGCCGCTGGCAAGGATGTAGTAGATCGTGGCGAAGGAGATCACCGTTGCGGCGGAGAAGGTGATGATCCTGCGACGCCCGTCGCCGCCGATCGCCCCCATCCAGAACAGACCCATCGCCAGACATGCGACGATGATCGGCCACCAGCTCGACAGCTGGGGTTCATTGATGAAGTTGTTGATCTCGATCGCGCCGAACTGTTTGAGCAGCACCGCGACCCAGAACACAGGCAGCGAATAGAGGAGGAACGAGAGGAATGTGATGAAGTAGTCGAACCCCGTGTACTGGCGAATGGCCGACACGACGCCGACGGCGATGCCGAGCACGATGGCCAGCACTGTCGACGCGGTGATGAGCTTGACCGTGTTGACGATGGCGCCCTTGAGCTGGTCGGTGACCTCCTGATTCTGATACCAGGCGGTGCCCAGATCACAGTGTCCGATGACGCAGCCCGCAGCGCCGGAGAGCCAAGAGAAGTAGCGGATGACGACAGGGGTGTCGAGCTCGAGCAGGCGCCGCCGTGAGGCGAAGAGGTCCTCGATGTTCGGCGAGGTCGAGGCCCGCAGATCCCAGAAGAAGTCCAATGCTGCATTGAGGAGCAGGTAGAGGACGAAGGTGACGACGAGGAGCACGAGGGCTGTCGACAGGAGCCGTCTGAGGATAAATCTGATCATAGTGTGGTGTCCGTTTCAAACTTCCGAAAACGCCGCTGTGGGGATCACACAGTGATCCCCACAGCGGATGGTGTGGAGAAGGACTGACCGCGTCAATCGCGGTTCAGTCGACTTCCCACTCCCAGTAGTTCCAGAAGATGGTCGGCGTCACGGTCGTCGTCGAAGCGTTCTTCAGGCTATCGCGATGGATGACGAGCGAAGGATGCTGGAAGATCGGGATACCGAAGGCATCATCGAGCAGCTGCTTCTCGAGTTTCGTCGAAAGATCCGCCTGCTTGTCCTCGGGTGCGACGAGGATCTGATCGAGGATCTTCTCCGTCTTCTTGTCCGAGTAGCCACCGTAGTTGTTCTGCGAGCCCGTCCGGTAGTTCGAGTCCGAATCGGTGATGCCCGTGGACTCCGACTGCCAGCCGAAGAGGGAGACGTCATAGGTGCCGTCGCCGAGGCGGCTGCCCCAGTTGACGTCGCCGACGTCCTTGATCTTGAAGCCGGCCTTCTCTGCCGATTCCTTGATCAGCTGAACCTCCTGCTGACGACGCGAGTTCGTGTTGTCATACATGATGCGCACCGTCGGAGCATCTGCCCCGGCCTCGTCGAGAAGCTTCTTCGCACCGTCAAGATCGACGTCCTCGAAGTCCTTGACGCCCGACCCTTCGACGATCTGGTCGTACATCGGCGAACCGGGCACCTGGTTGTAGGAATCGCGGACGACCGCGTCAGGGTTGAGCGGTTTGATGATCTTGTCGACGATGTCCTGCCTCGGCACGGTCTTCATGAAGGCCGTGCGGACCTTGTTCGCCGTCTCCTTGTCACCGCCGTAGCTCTCGGGATCGAAGGGACCTCCGTTGTCGAATGTGAAGTCGACGTGCTCATAGGTCGCGCCATCGGCGGAGTCGACCGTGACACCGTCGAGCTCCTCGGCCGCCGAGAGCACATCCGCAGTGGCCTGCGGCTGGGTGAAGTCGACCTCTCCGTTCTCGATCGCCTGGACCATGGCCATGGGATCGCCGTTGTAGCGAATCGTCACGGTCTCGACCTTCGGCTTCTTGGGACCCGTGTAGTTCTCATCGAGGGACAGGGTCAGGTACTGTCCTTCCTTGTAGTCAGTCATCTTGTACGGACCGGTGT
The Brevibacterium marinum genome window above contains:
- the typA gene encoding translational GTPase TypA → MTEAITRRENRRNVAIVAHVDHGKTTLVDAMLRQTGVFSEHGDFAERVMDSGDLEREKGITILAKNTSVLYNGPSAGDDHIVINVIDTPGHADFGGEVERGLSMVDGVVLLVDASEGPLPQTRFVLRKALAAKLPVILLINKTDRADARIDGVVEEAQDLLLGLASDLAEEVPDLDVDSVLNVPTVYAAAKVGAASLEQPPDGEAPSNPDLEPLFKTILETIPAPEINDDDVLQAHVTNLDASPFLGRLALLRIFGGTLRKGQQVAWARGDDISSVKITELLETQGLDRVPATEASAGDIVAVAGIPDIMIGDTLTDINNPKPMPAIVIDDPAISMTVGINTSPLAGREKGTKVTARMVKDRLDQELVGNVSLKVLPTERPDAWEVQGRGELALAILVEQMRREGFELTVGKPQVVTKDIDGKIHEPLEELTIDVPEDYLGAVTQLMASRKGVMSTMTNHGTGWVRMEFTVPARGLIGFRTQFLTETRGTGIANSFSAGYGPWAGSIELRISGSLVADRPGTVTPYAMINLQERGSFFVEPTSEVYAGQIVGENSRADDMEVNITKEKKLTNMRSASADSFENLTPPRKLTLEESLEFAREDECVEVTPGAVRIRKVELDSKERAKTTAKLRRQNA
- a CDS encoding ABC transporter ATP-binding protein, whose amino-acid sequence is MAEKTDTAKSPVLDVKDLGVNFWVNDEWWMAAEDLTYTVNAGEVLAIVGESGSGKSQSSMSLLGLLPSNGRATGSAVMGETELIGMPVEKMQEVRGNEISVIFQEPMTALNPVYTAGFQIVETLRVHLDVGPNEAKERALELMRLVEIPDPEDRFHSFPHQLSGGQRQRIMIAQALACQPKLLIADEPTTALDVTVQAEILKLMRQLKSKLDAGIILITHDMGVVADMADRIIVMKAGRVVESGDASEIFYNPQHPYTKQLLEAVPHLGTGIEGDVFGAELSDVEEGARLERSDEHVDPHSDAGRRPVGTEDPGAATVAEGGANRTDDLAVEAKELAESERAGADIDVGSTETYYHPGSQADFSKPSALQLRDAAIEYPAVGRKKAFRAAHHINLMIAPGEVVGLVGESGSGKTTIGRAALGLLPTVEGDMVVNGKSIKGLKNKQMRPLRREVGIVFQDPGSSLNPRLPVGESIGEPLYLHEGMKGPELSRRVEGLLTSVELPTSMRNRYPHELSGGQRQRIGIARALTLRPKLLIADEPTSALDVSVQAKVLDLFEGLQQEYGFACLFISHDLAVIERIASRIAVMRHGYLVEIGKSSQVVANPVHPYTQRLLSAVPVPDPREQRKRREARDAVLEATTEA
- a CDS encoding ABC transporter permease, whose amino-acid sequence is MSTNRDTDTSADLEEVGDNAIEAKETEGQSQGKIVFRKFLRHKGAMGGLIVLVGIAVFAFSSLGIFGLPGWWIHNHTASGQIVNPGGGPTWSLSNPFNLGEHPFGQDEIGRDNFARVMKGTQISIMVMAIIGGVALVIGTIVGALAGYYRGWVDAILMRVTDGFIILPTIVVGAILGRLVSGTNGAVLGLVLGAILWTGLARLVRGDFLSLREREFVDSARVAGAGDIRIMFKHMLPNAMGVIIVNTTLLMSQAIVLEAALSFLGFGIQPPDVSLGQLISEYQSSFATRPWLFWWPGLFIVAIALSINFIGDGLRDAFDPRMKTIPSWRKMKKAERMTKKGAK
- a CDS encoding ABC transporter permease translates to MIRFILRRLLSTALVLLVVTFVLYLLLNAALDFFWDLRASTSPNIEDLFASRRRLLELDTPVVIRYFSWLSGAAGCVIGHCDLGTAWYQNQEVTDQLKGAIVNTVKLITASTVLAIVLGIAVGVVSAIRQYTGFDYFITFLSFLLYSLPVFWVAVLLKQFGAIEINNFINEPQLSSWWPIIVACLAMGLFWMGAIGGDGRRRIITFSAATVISFATIYYILASGWVQSPSIGFIGVVLIGAGAAVVMTYLSTGLKNRRVLLASFAIVVIGALLYMPLQYLFYYQEMNWLWMFGLLVLACAVCIGVGLAFRGPDPWDTARTTVYTGLIVSVLIFSDRVLQEWDEYSNHPAINGRPIATIGASAPNIDGGFWMGNLDTFTHLLLPSIALVLISFASYTRYTRGSMLEVMSQDYIRTARAKGLNERTVVMRHALRNGLLPLASIVPVDIITMIGGAVITETIFGWNGMGRLFIDSMNRAEIDPVMAYIVITGLLAIVANLVADFLYAVLDPRIRVNA
- a CDS encoding ABC transporter substrate-binding protein; translated protein: MNKRFLAAGASVAAAAMVLTACTPPGGGDDSENSSEGSVLNVGWNEAFRSMNTQTTNGNAVANAIVTYMMNDNFGFYDDELEVQDGDLGSVERVSEDPFKVKYTFNDDAKWSDGTPVDAADLALTWAATSSHFNTVESNANDDGTLKENSSDTVYFDSSVISSQLIEDFPEMSDDGKSITFTYTKPFADWKTAFGMGADGVGLPAHIVAEEALGVEDPAKAKDAIVKALKDEDTEKLSKVSNTWNTGFDFTSMPKNEDLLVHTGPYKMTDYKEGQYLTLSLDENYTGPKKPKVETVTIRYNGDPMAMVQAIENGEVDFTQPQATADVLSAAEELDGVTVDSADGATYEHVDFTFDNGGPFDPESYGGDKETANKVRTAFMKTVPRQDIVDKIIKPLNPDAVVRDSYNQVPGSPMYDQIVEGSGVKDFEDVDLDGAKKLLDEAGADAPTVRIMYDNTNSRRQQEVQLIKESAEKAGFKIKDVGDVNWGSRLGDGTYDVSLFGWQSESTGITDSDSNYRTGSQNNYGGYSDKKTEKILDQILVAPEDKQADLSTKLEKQLLDDAFGIPIFQHPSLVIHRDSLKNASTTTVTPTIFWNYWEWEVD